In the Wyeomyia smithii strain HCP4-BCI-WySm-NY-G18 chromosome 2, ASM2978416v1, whole genome shotgun sequence genome, one interval contains:
- the LOC129722354 gene encoding multiple epidermal growth factor-like domains protein 10 yields MQFSDLWLFVLASLFLPKSILSQYCYVQIKNPIVRTSTVQKSKVETCTYQCSWRSYSKNVYAYYTQNICNLDYEIETEVGCCDGYYKNGTNCIPVCASGCKNGYCSAPDFCTCNPGYRDENGHCVPECTNCSNGRCVAPDQCMCDAGYVKSNNDRCVPQCDQACVNADCRAPGECICIEGFQKTDDSHVCNAVCQPPCENGACVGVDQCACWNGYQPSESSSHICEASCDPEFINITNGACIATNILRCDESYSLQVSDGYKLSCGSKCVPACINGSCTAEGICRCDPGYKLVAGSIHACEPVCEPACQHADCIAPNQCACEAGYRKTIEEPETCAFFCNPLVVDCSLGNCTDVDECECPEGFELVEGSDEILRCTPMCDPPCINGNCVDVDFCECLPGFESSNRSFCDPVCGEECQNAFCSGPNVCTCLDGFQSINETDCIPFCDSKFVNCTNGLCIHPNVCECDDGYRLADHGGIFHCEPVCTELPANRICVAPGETRCLDGHEADSDGHCAPVCDQDCANGTCSSPNFCQCHTGFAVDESGSCSSSICEMNCTEESGICSDLLCICNLGYNNTESNYYCSPICENCVNGECMAPGMCVCLSGFEQSNSSNICEPICSNCSAECCIAPETCHCKEIASAASEYNESTTALIVLLCTITALLAGFVIYKMFRKAKPGQSYKCKYNPTTDLTTIGTEVEQDEASDQR; encoded by the exons ATGCAGTTTTCCGACTTGTGGTTGTTTGTACTGGCTTCGCTTTTCCTACCAAAATCCATTCTTAGTCAGTATTGCTATGTGCAAATAAA GAATCCAATTGTTAGGACCAGCACCGTGCAAAAGAGCAAAGTAGAAACGTGCACATACCAATGCAGTTGGAGGTCgtattcaaaaaatgtttacGCATACTACACACAAAACATTTGCAAC TTGGACTATGAAATAGAAACAGAGGTGGGTTGTTGTGATGGTTACTATAAAAATGGTACGAACTGCATCCCGGTGTGTGCTAGTGGCTGCAAGAATGGTTATTGTTCGGCACCGGATTTTTGTACGTGTAATCCAGGATACCGTGACGAGAATGGACACTGCGTTCCTGAGTGTACAAATTGCTCCAATGGCAGGTGCGTTGCACCGGATCAATGCATGTGTGATGCCGGATACGTGAAGAGCAACAACGATCGATGTGTTCCGCAATGTGATCAAGCTTGTGTCAACGCCGATTGTCGGGCACCAGGAGAGTGCATTTGCATTGAGGGTTTTCAAAAAACAGATGACTCACATGTTTGCAATGCTGTTTGTCAACCGCCTTGTGAGAATGGCGCCTGCGTGGGAGTAGATCAGTGTGCTTGTTGGAATGGTTATCAACCGTCTGAATCAAGCTCACATATTTGTGAAGCATCTTGCGATCCAGAGTTTATTAATATAACCAACGGAGCCTGCATAGCAACGAATATTCTGCGCTGTGATGAAAGCTACTCTCTGCAAGTATCTGATGGTTATAAACTAAGCTGTGGTTCCAAATGTGTTCCGGCGTGTATCAATGGTAGCTGCACGGCTGAAGGCATCTGCCGATGCGATCCAGGTTATAAACTAGTGGCTGGAAGTATCCATGCATGTGAACCTGTCTGTGAGCCAGCGTGCCAACACGCAGACTGTATTGCTCCGAATCAGTGCGCGTGTGAAGCCGGTTATCGGAAAACTATCGAAGAGCCTGAAACTTGCGCATTCTTTTGTAATCCATTGGTTGTTGATTGTTCGCTCGGTAACTGCACCGACGTGGACGAATGTGAATGCCCGGAAGGATTCGAACTAGTGGAAGGTTCAGACGAAATACTACGATGTACTCCAATGTGTGATCCTCCTTGCATTAATGGAAACTGCGTTGATGTTGATTTTTGCGAATGTCTACCTGGTTTTGAATCGTCTAATAGATCGTTTTGTGATCCAGTATGTGGGGAGGAATGTCAGAATGCGTTCTGCTCTGGACCAAATGTTTGCACGTGTCTGGACGGGTTTCAATCGATCAACGAAACCGACTGCATCCCATTTTGCGATTCGAAGTTCGTGAACTGCACCAACGGACTTTGCATTCATCCGAATGTTTGCGAATGTGACGATGGCTATCGTCTTGCTGATCATGGAGGAATTTTTCACTGCGAACCAGTTTGCACGGAGCTTCCTGCAAACCGTATCTGTGTTGCTCCAGGGGAAACACGCTGTCTGGATGGACACGAGGCCGATAGCGATGGGCATTGCGCTCCAGTTTGCGATCAGGACTGTGCTAATGGAACCTGCAGTTCACCGAACTTCTGTCAGTGTCATACGGGATTCGCAGTTGATGAAAGTGGTTCCTGTAGTAGTTCGATTTGTGAGATGAATTGTACAGAAGAATCTGGCATTTGTAGCGATCTGTTGTGCATCTGCAACCTCGGTTATAATAACACTGAAAGTAATTACTACTGTTCACCGATTTGCGAGAACTGTGTGAATGGTGAGTGTATGGCTCCAGGGATGTGTGTCTGTCTAAGTGGATTCGAACAGTCCAACAGTTCGAATATTTGTGAGCCAATATGCAGCAACTGCTCTGCCGAATGCTGTATTGCTCCAGAAACGTGCCATTGCAAGGAAATTGCCAGTGCTGCCAGTGAATATAACGAAAGCACTACAGCTTTGATAGTTTTGCTCTGTACAATCACCGCTTTGTTGGCAGGATTTGTGATTTACAAAATGTTCCGAAAAGCAAAACCCGGACAGTCCTACAAATGcaaat ataaTCCCACAACCGATCTTACCACCATCGGAACTGAGGTGGAACAGGATGAGGCCTCAGACCAGCGATGA